The Sinomicrobium kalidii region GACTTTCCTATGTTGAATATCTGTCCCCCGGCACCCCCGGCACCTCCGCCGGCCATTCTGCGCATCAGGAATATCCAGATGCCGATAATAAGGATAAACGGCAGCAGGGTGATAATAAAATCCCCGAACAGGTTCGATTCCTGGTCATAACCGATAACGGTCTGAAGGTTATTGTCGCTTATGGTCTTTTTGATTTCGTTCTCAAAATTCTGCAGATCCCCGAACTTTACTTCATATTGCGGAGACGAACCGGAGGAAGGGAAGAGCGAATTGTCTTCCGCATCTTTGTGATCTTCCTTACTGAGTGCGTCTTTGGTAAGGAAAACCTTAGCCTGTCTTGTATTGGTGATGATCAGTATCTTTTCCACATCACCGTTTTTAAGGAAATCCTGTAATTCGGAAGGCGTGGTCGGAGTAAGCTTTTGCCAGGTGTTGCCACCGGAAAACAGGTTTACTCCGATAATTACAAACAAAATGATTGCATAAATCCAGTAAGAACTGAATTTCGGTTTTTTGTTATTTGGGTTGTCTTTTGCCATTAATTATTCGTCTTAGTCTGAAAATATATTAATAATTGGTCGGAACAGAGGTTACTTTAGCATCTCCCCAGAGGCCCTCGATGTCGTAATACTCGCGGATGTGTTTCTGGAAAACATGTACCACCACGTTTACGTAATCCATCAATACCCATTCAGCATTGTCCGTGCCTTCTACATGCCAAGGTTTGTCCTTGATTTCCTTGCTTACGGTTTTTTGGATGGAATTTACAATGGCATTGACTTGGGTGTTGGAGGTACCGTTGCAGATGATAAAGTAGTCACAAACCGTGTTTTCAATCTCCCTAAGATCCAAGATATTTATATCTTTTCCTTTAACATCCTCTATCCCCTTCAAGATTATTGCGATTAACTGGTCTGCACTACTGTTCTTTTTTGCCATTAACTTTCATGTATTTAAATTTGTACCCGGACCTGCTGCCTCGTTGTTACACAGAACTATTCCTCGTATTTTTGTGTTATTACCGGAGGCGAGGCCTTTTCTATTAGTTATTTTACGCAAAGTTATTACTTTTTTGTTTCTTTAACTATTCTATTTAACAGAACATTCGTATTCCGTATGCATATAATCAAACTTAATGCCATTGATTCTACAAATTCTTATTTGAAAGAATTAAGTGCTACGGGTATTTTGGATGACTATACGATTGTGGTGGCACGCCATCAGACCCGGGGAAGGGGGCAGATGGGGACTTCGTGGAACTCTGAGTCCGGTAAGAACCTGACGTTTAGCGTCTATAAAAAAATATCCTGTATCCGTAAAGAAGAGGTTTTTTACCTGAGTATGGCCACCTCGCTTGCCATTGTGAGGGCCCTGAAGAAGTTCAATATGCCACAAGTGAAGATCAAGTGGCCGAACGACATTTTGTCAGCAAATCAGAAGATATGCGGTGTTCTGATCGAGAGCATCATAAAAAAGGGAGAATTGGACGCCGCCGTTATCGGTATGGGACTCAATGTTAACCAGACCGATTTTAACGGTTTGCCCAATGCAGGTTCATTAAAGCGCATTACGGGTATTACCTATAACCTGGATGAACTGATGCACGGCATTGTTACCGAACTGAGGCGTTATGAAGAACTGATTGTGAGCAGAAATCTCATATCACTAAAATCACGATACGAAAGCGCTCTTTTCCGGAAAGACAAACCCTCCACATTTGAAAACGGTGAAGGTGAATTGTTCATGGGATTCATCAGGGGGATTTCCGAAACAGGGAAACTGGTAATCCAGCTGGAAAATGAAGTGCGGAAAGAATTCGACCTGAAAGAGGTGAAACTTTTGTATTGAGGTTTTTTAGTTGGGGAGTTTTGGAGTTCATAAGGTGTGAAAACTCCGAACTCCAAAACTCCCCAACTTCGAACTATGCCCTCTACAGTTTCCCCATATTGGCGCTCAGGGTCCCTATAAAGCTGGTAATGGGGCCTTTTATCATCATCCCCATCATGGTGTTGAATTCACCGTCGAAAACCAGTTGGGCTTCACTTTTATCTTCTTCGATAGCACTGATATGTGCCGTAAGCGTAAAGGGCAGTTTGTCACTGGCCGCTCCGAGAACTATCCGGTCAAATTCGTTTTTATCTTTCAGCTTTAAAACAATTTCGGGCATTCCTTTCAGGGCAAAGACAAAAGAATCTTCGCTCAGTACTTCAAATTTGCTGGTATTTTCCGGCATCAGGGTTTCGAAGTTTTTTGTATCGGAGAGAAAGTGAAAAAGTGCTTCCTGTGATTTGTTTACGGATGTTTTCGGACTTTCTATGTGCATGTGAATTTTGTGTATTTAATCGGATATTTTTTTCTGATTGTTATAACGTCCGGTATATTCAGAAAATTGTTAATTGACCGTTTCAGATTTCCACCCGGCCGGATTGTTTCGCCATTCTTTGAGGGTGTCCAGCTCTTTTTCACTGATGTAATTGGTTTCCACGGCCTGTTCGAGCAGGTAATCGTAATGGCTCAACGTAGTGAGGTGTACTTTGTTGTCTTCAAAGTTCCGGGTGGCCACATCAAATCCGTAAGAGAAAATGGCCATCATGCCTTTGACGTTGGCTCCGTGTTCCCTCAGGGCTTCCACAGCATTGAGACTGCTCTTTCCGGTACTGATAAGGTCTTCCACAACAACAACGTTTTGGCCGGGTTCCAGGTACCCTTCAATCTGGTTTTGCCTGCCGTGTTTTTTAGGCTCGGGTCTCACATATACAAAAGGAACACTGAGGTATTCGGCTACCAGGATACCAATCCCTATGGCACCCGTGGCTACACCTGCAATAACATCGGGCTTGCCGTAATACTCCTCAATCTGCCTGGCAATATTCTCCCGGATAAAGTTCCTGATGGGCGGGTAAGACAACGAAATTCTGTTGTCACAATAAATGGGTGATTTCCACCCTGAAGCCCATGTAAAAGGATTTTTCGGATTCAATTTTATTGCATTAATTTGCAATAAAAGTTCTGCT contains the following coding sequences:
- the rsfS gene encoding ribosome silencing factor, with the protein product MAKKNSSADQLIAIILKGIEDVKGKDINILDLREIENTVCDYFIICNGTSNTQVNAIVNSIQKTVSKEIKDKPWHVEGTDNAEWVLMDYVNVVVHVFQKHIREYYDIEGLWGDAKVTSVPTNY
- the pyrE gene encoding orotate phosphoribosyltransferase, which codes for MVLDKNTAKKTAELLLQINAIKLNPKNPFTWASGWKSPIYCDNRISLSYPPIRNFIRENIARQIEEYYGKPDVIAGVATGAIGIGILVAEYLSVPFVYVRPEPKKHGRQNQIEGYLEPGQNVVVVEDLISTGKSSLNAVEALREHGANVKGMMAIFSYGFDVATRNFEDNKVHLTTLSHYDYLLEQAVETNYISEKELDTLKEWRNNPAGWKSETVN
- a CDS encoding SRPBCC family protein, yielding MHIESPKTSVNKSQEALFHFLSDTKNFETLMPENTSKFEVLSEDSFVFALKGMPEIVLKLKDKNEFDRIVLGAASDKLPFTLTAHISAIEEDKSEAQLVFDGEFNTMMGMMIKGPITSFIGTLSANMGKL
- a CDS encoding biotin--[acetyl-CoA-carboxylase] ligase — encoded protein: MHIIKLNAIDSTNSYLKELSATGILDDYTIVVARHQTRGRGQMGTSWNSESGKNLTFSVYKKISCIRKEEVFYLSMATSLAIVRALKKFNMPQVKIKWPNDILSANQKICGVLIESIIKKGELDAAVIGMGLNVNQTDFNGLPNAGSLKRITGITYNLDELMHGIVTELRRYEELIVSRNLISLKSRYESALFRKDKPSTFENGEGELFMGFIRGISETGKLVIQLENEVRKEFDLKEVKLLY